A window of the Emys orbicularis isolate rEmyOrb1 chromosome 1, rEmyOrb1.hap1, whole genome shotgun sequence genome harbors these coding sequences:
- the TMSB4X gene encoding thymosin beta-4: MSDKPDMAEIEKFDKTKLKKTETQEKNPLPSKETIEQEKQAGES; encoded by the exons ATGTCCGACAAACCAGATATGGCTGAAATTGAGAAATTTGACAAGACTAAATTGAAGAAAACAGAAACGCAAGAGAAAAATCCACTGCCTTCAAAAGAAA cAATTGAACAGGAGAAGCAAGCGGGTGAATCGTAA